One part of the Bacillus sp. FJAT-45350 genome encodes these proteins:
- a CDS encoding cell division protein FtsQ/DivIB: MVEVKVVTIHDRIPKLKEQRRQRANRRLIFFLSFFFLLILFVIYFQSPLSQIKNIEVNGNYHIDDKQIIKRSSIQEGTSIWNLDTTMIEERISTIDEVNRVEVQRKLPTTIIIEVEEHPRVAYLFNDGKYYPILATGRFLPELPLHQFPSDAPILKNWEQGDVVEELATELMKLPESLKNRISEIYHTPTESDEMRVTLFMNDGYEVHSTIRNFSERLAPYPSIVRELDPTVKGIVHMRMNPYFEQYEIEEDEEIEGER; the protein is encoded by the coding sequence ATGGTGGAAGTTAAAGTTGTTACAATACATGACCGTATTCCAAAATTAAAAGAACAGCGAAGACAGAGAGCAAATCGACGTCTAATCTTTTTCTTATCTTTTTTCTTTTTATTGATTTTATTCGTCATTTATTTTCAATCTCCATTGAGTCAAATAAAGAATATCGAAGTGAATGGGAACTATCATATTGATGATAAACAAATTATTAAGCGCAGTTCTATCCAAGAGGGGACAAGCATCTGGAATTTAGATACAACTATGATTGAAGAAAGAATTAGCACGATAGATGAAGTGAATCGAGTAGAAGTTCAAAGGAAATTACCAACCACAATTATCATAGAGGTTGAAGAGCATCCGAGAGTTGCTTATCTATTTAATGATGGGAAATATTATCCTATTCTTGCTACCGGAAGGTTTCTACCTGAACTTCCTTTACATCAATTTCCGTCGGACGCTCCGATTTTGAAAAATTGGGAGCAAGGTGATGTGGTTGAAGAATTAGCGACAGAATTAATGAAACTACCTGAAAGTTTAAAAAATCGCATCTCAGAAATATACCATACACCGACAGAATCTGATGAAATGAGAGTTACTCTGTTTATGAATGATGGTTATGAAGTACATTCTACCATTCGGAATTTTTCAGAAAGGCTAGCTCCTTATCCTTCGATAGTAAGAGAATTAGATCCTACTGTAAAAGGAATTGTTCATATGAGAATGAATCCATATTTTGAACAGTATGAGATAGAGGAGGACGAAGAAATTGAAGGTGAGCGGTAA
- a CDS encoding DUF881 domain-containing protein has protein sequence MSGKYVILSLVLLVTGFIVALSYQFANENEDSNAISQSQWRHEDELRNSIIVEQAINRNLQEDLRAYKAQLREKEKQIAELDEEIQVRATNLVEDIERFRKIVGTVEVKGPGIEVSLSDHSYLPDGANPNDYIVHEQHIHKVVQELLVAGAEAVAINGQRISQRSYIQCVGPVIRIDGFTSYAPFIVSAIGEPTQLEGALQLFGGVKDQLLNDQIEVRIQKKDEIVLAPYLAERG, from the coding sequence GTGAGCGGTAAATACGTTATTCTATCCCTTGTTCTACTTGTTACCGGTTTTATCGTGGCACTCTCCTATCAGTTTGCTAATGAAAATGAAGATTCCAATGCAATTTCTCAAAGTCAATGGCGACATGAAGATGAATTGAGAAATAGTATCATAGTCGAACAGGCGATAAATCGTAATTTACAGGAAGATTTACGAGCTTATAAAGCTCAATTAAGAGAAAAAGAGAAACAGATTGCTGAATTAGATGAGGAAATTCAAGTAAGAGCAACTAATTTAGTGGAAGATATAGAAAGATTTAGAAAAATAGTAGGTACTGTAGAGGTAAAGGGTCCAGGAATTGAGGTATCTCTTTCTGACCACTCGTATCTTCCAGATGGTGCGAATCCAAATGATTATATCGTCCACGAACAACATATTCATAAGGTTGTACAAGAGCTATTAGTTGCAGGTGCTGAAGCAGTCGCAATTAATGGACAGAGAATTTCGCAACGCTCCTACATTCAATGTGTTGGCCCTGTTATTCGAATTGATGGGTTTACGTCCTATGCACCATTTATTGTGTCTGCAATTGGTGAACCAACTCAACTCGAAGGAGCTCTTCAGTTATTTGGTGGAGTGAAAGACCAACTATTAAACGACCAAATTGAAGTTCGTATACAGAAAAAAGATGAAATTGTGTTAGCACCTTATTTGGCTGAAAGAGGGTGA
- a CDS encoding DUF881 domain-containing protein, whose amino-acid sequence MRDRKVIFTIVTLIIGFMLAIQFQSTKEPVVRDTRDVLALRKELRDEQERQQQIIKEIEKHVTLLDQYNESLDNQRENIVYVMEEQVEELKREAGLTEVSGEGIILTIEPLYNDQFFGSERPSVSPELFRILVNELNINQAKEIAVGSQRVVASTVFREVAGVTQVNGRRVPPLPIEVKVLADDAQRLHNEMVVSQSVEYFEIENLSLTSTPVNHITLPAHDQTPRIRYLEIEKED is encoded by the coding sequence ATGAGGGATCGGAAAGTAATATTTACAATAGTTACCCTGATTATTGGGTTTATGCTTGCGATTCAGTTCCAATCAACGAAAGAACCTGTAGTGAGAGATACTAGAGATGTATTAGCGTTAAGAAAAGAATTGAGAGATGAACAAGAACGTCAACAACAGATTATTAAAGAGATAGAGAAACACGTGACATTATTAGACCAATATAATGAATCACTAGATAACCAACGAGAAAATATCGTGTATGTGATGGAAGAACAAGTTGAAGAGTTAAAGAGAGAAGCCGGTTTAACTGAGGTTAGTGGTGAAGGAATCATTCTAACAATAGAACCGTTATATAACGACCAGTTCTTTGGGAGTGAACGTCCTTCGGTTTCACCTGAGTTGTTTCGAATATTAGTAAATGAGTTAAACATAAATCAGGCTAAAGAGATTGCTGTTGGGAGTCAACGTGTTGTTGCATCAACTGTATTTAGAGAAGTTGCTGGAGTGACCCAAGTTAATGGAAGAAGAGTTCCACCTTTACCTATAGAAGTAAAAGTCTTAGCTGATGATGCTCAAAGGCTTCATAATGAAATGGTTGTTTCTCAGTCTGTAGAATATTTTGAGATCGAAAACTTAAGTCTTACATCTACACCAGTGAATCATATCACACTTCCGGCACATGACCAGACTCCTAGAATTCGTTATTTGGAGATTGAGAAGGAGGACTAA
- a CDS encoding small basic family protein → MWLPILGLLIGILLGFFTEFRIPDEYSNYLSIAVLAALDTLFGGIRAHLQNTFEGNVFLTGFFFNIILAAGLAFLGVHLGVDLYLAAIFAFGVRLFNNIAVIRRILLSNWEESRRKNEA, encoded by the coding sequence ATGTGGCTACCGATTTTAGGATTACTTATAGGAATATTGTTAGGTTTTTTTACTGAGTTTCGTATCCCTGACGAATACTCGAACTATTTGTCGATAGCAGTACTTGCTGCTCTCGACACTTTATTTGGAGGGATTCGTGCTCATTTGCAAAATACATTTGAAGGAAATGTGTTTTTAACAGGATTCTTTTTTAATATTATTTTAGCTGCAGGTTTAGCTTTTCTAGGTGTCCATCTTGGTGTAGACTTATACTTAGCAGCCATATTTGCTTTTGGAGTTAGATTGTTTAATAACATTGCGGTTATCCGTCGAATTTTACTGTCGAATTGGGAAGAAAGTAGACGAAAGAATGAGGCGTAA
- the ftsA gene encoding cell division protein FtsA, whose product MNSNEIYVSLDIGTSNVRVIIGEMANGNLNIIGVGTTKSEGIKKGSIVDIDETVNSIRRAIEQAERMVGLSINQVIVGVNGNHIQLQPCHGVVAVSSPDREIGDEDIGRVIDAAQVVSIPPEREIVDVIPKQFIVDGLDEINDPRGMIGVRLEMEGTIITGSKTVLHNLLRCVERAGLQIADICLQPLAAGAVAISKDEKSLGVGLIDIGGGSITVSIFEQGALQATSVIPIGGEHITNDIAVGLRIPSEEAERIKTKYGHAYIDEASDEEFFKAPSIGSNEEDEYSQYELAHIIEPRVEEMFDLVTSEIKRLGYKDLPGGFVLTGGTCMIPGVLELGKEMLRSNVRIAIPDYIGVREPQYTTGVGLIQFAYRNVKIQGKEVASSVTNIEHEEIPKKKKEKATDSTKEKQGVTKKVKGWFKVFFE is encoded by the coding sequence TTGAACAGCAATGAAATATATGTCAGTTTAGACATCGGTACATCCAATGTTCGGGTTATCATTGGAGAAATGGCAAATGGTAACTTGAATATCATTGGTGTTGGAACGACAAAATCAGAAGGCATTAAAAAAGGGTCGATAGTAGATATTGATGAAACAGTGAACTCTATCCGTCGAGCTATAGAACAAGCGGAACGTATGGTAGGGCTTTCAATTAATCAAGTAATAGTTGGAGTGAATGGAAACCACATACAACTACAACCATGTCATGGTGTTGTAGCAGTTTCTAGTCCTGATAGAGAAATAGGTGATGAAGATATAGGCAGAGTAATTGATGCTGCACAAGTCGTATCGATTCCACCAGAAAGAGAAATTGTGGATGTAATTCCAAAGCAATTTATCGTAGATGGACTTGATGAAATCAATGACCCTCGTGGGATGATTGGTGTTCGTTTAGAAATGGAAGGGACAATCATCACTGGATCAAAAACAGTATTACATAATTTATTACGTTGTGTTGAAAGAGCAGGTTTACAAATAGCAGATATTTGTCTACAACCTTTAGCTGCTGGAGCAGTAGCAATTTCTAAGGATGAAAAAAGCCTAGGAGTAGGTTTGATTGATATTGGTGGGGGCTCAATCACTGTCTCGATCTTTGAACAGGGAGCCTTACAAGCGACTTCTGTTATTCCAATTGGTGGAGAGCATATTACAAATGATATTGCAGTTGGATTACGAATACCTTCTGAAGAAGCAGAACGTATTAAAACAAAATATGGACATGCTTATATTGATGAAGCTTCGGATGAAGAATTTTTCAAAGCGCCTAGTATCGGCAGCAATGAAGAAGATGAGTATTCTCAATATGAATTAGCTCACATAATTGAGCCTCGAGTAGAAGAGATGTTTGACCTAGTAACTAGTGAAATTAAGAGATTAGGTTATAAAGACCTTCCTGGTGGTTTCGTTTTAACTGGTGGTACTTGTATGATTCCAGGTGTACTAGAGTTGGGGAAAGAAATGCTAAGAAGTAATGTTCGAATTGCAATTCCCGATTATATTGGTGTTCGTGAGCCTCAGTATACAACTGGTGTTGGTTTAATCCAATTTGCTTATCGAAATGTAAAAATTCAAGGTAAAGAGGTTGCTTCTTCAGTTACGAATATTGAACATGAAGAAATCCCTAAGAAAAAGAAGGAGAAAGCAACTGATAGCACGAAAGAGAAACAAGGAGTGACAAAAAAGGTAAAAGGGTGGTTCAAAGTCTTTTTTGAGTAA
- the ftsZ gene encoding cell division protein FtsZ, with amino-acid sequence MLEFEMDMDQLAQIKVIGVGGGGNNAVNRMIENGLQGVEFIAVNTDAQALHLSKAETKIQLGGKLTRGLGAGANPDIGKKAAEESKEQLEEALRGADMVFITAGMGGGTGTGAAPVIAEVAKEIGALTVGVVTRPFTFEGRKRQTQAANGITALKEKVDTLIVIPNDRLLEIVDKNTPMLEAFREADNVLRQGVQGISDLIAVPGLINLDFADVKTIMSDKGSALMGIGIATGENRAAEAAKKAISSPLLETSVDGAQGVLMNITGGSNLSLYEVHEAAEIVSAASDPEVNMIFGSVINENLKDEIVVTVIATGFDDSETQTHSRPQRPTATKLTSNQSQVAPKQEEVKESRFSQQPQAQQSEPTDTLDIPTFLRNRRKRR; translated from the coding sequence ATGCTAGAGTTTGAAATGGATATGGACCAGTTAGCACAAATAAAAGTTATCGGCGTCGGTGGTGGCGGAAACAATGCGGTCAACCGAATGATTGAAAATGGATTACAGGGTGTTGAATTTATTGCGGTAAATACAGATGCGCAAGCATTACACCTTTCTAAAGCAGAAACAAAGATTCAACTTGGTGGGAAGCTAACACGTGGATTAGGTGCTGGTGCTAATCCCGATATTGGTAAAAAAGCAGCTGAAGAAAGTAAAGAGCAGTTAGAAGAAGCGTTACGTGGAGCAGATATGGTCTTTATTACTGCTGGAATGGGTGGAGGCACAGGTACAGGTGCAGCTCCTGTTATCGCTGAAGTAGCTAAAGAAATTGGTGCATTAACAGTAGGTGTTGTGACACGTCCATTTACTTTTGAAGGGCGTAAACGTCAGACACAAGCGGCAAATGGAATTACAGCTTTAAAAGAAAAAGTAGATACGTTGATTGTTATTCCAAATGATCGTCTACTTGAAATCGTTGATAAAAATACACCGATGCTTGAAGCATTCCGTGAAGCAGATAATGTATTACGTCAAGGGGTTCAAGGTATCTCTGATTTAATTGCTGTACCAGGTTTAATTAACTTAGACTTTGCAGATGTGAAAACTATTATGAGTGATAAAGGTTCTGCTTTAATGGGGATTGGTATTGCGACTGGTGAAAACCGTGCAGCAGAAGCTGCTAAAAAAGCAATTTCAAGTCCATTATTAGAAACTTCAGTAGACGGTGCTCAAGGGGTCCTAATGAACATTACAGGTGGTTCTAACTTGAGTCTATATGAAGTTCATGAGGCAGCAGAAATCGTTTCAGCTGCATCAGACCCAGAAGTAAATATGATTTTCGGTTCTGTTATTAATGAGAATTTAAAGGATGAAATCGTTGTAACGGTTATCGCTACTGGTTTTGATGATAGCGAAACACAAACTCACAGCAGACCACAACGTCCTACTGCTACTAAGCTTACTAGTAATCAAAGTCAAGTAGCGCCTAAGCAAGAAGAAGTTAAAGAATCAAGATTCTCACAACAACCACAAGCGCAACAATCTGAACCAACAGATACATTAGACATTCCGACGTTTTTAAGAAACCGTCGTAAACGTAGATAG
- the spoIIGA gene encoding sigma-E processing peptidase SpoIIGA has product MTVYLDVIWFLNLCIDMMLIMMTAVALKRPFKKWRFFAAALLASTVVLILFTPMAWLFYKPWMKLLFSMVIVLLAFGFKRFSYFIQNLLMFYFVTFMTGGGLFALHFFWQTEVEILDGIMMTKTSGFGSTFSWIFVLIGFPLIWYFSKQQIGQIEAKKVRYDEITSVEIGIDGTIIHVQGLVDSGNQLHDPITKVPVMILELKALEDHLPKEVIANLKDVESLTMNENEASQRYADRIRIIPYRAVGHGQQFLLALKPDYVKVTNHQEEHLIKRVLVGLNDTILSNEGEYQSIVHPKMLVSAESKKLA; this is encoded by the coding sequence ATGACGGTATACCTAGATGTCATCTGGTTTTTAAACCTTTGTATCGATATGATGCTCATTATGATGACGGCTGTCGCTTTAAAAAGACCGTTTAAAAAATGGCGCTTTTTCGCAGCTGCCCTTCTCGCTTCAACAGTTGTACTGATTTTGTTCACTCCAATGGCTTGGTTATTCTATAAACCGTGGATGAAGCTATTATTCTCTATGGTAATTGTGTTATTAGCCTTTGGTTTTAAGCGTTTTTCTTATTTTATTCAGAATCTATTAATGTTCTATTTTGTAACGTTTATGACAGGAGGTGGATTATTCGCTCTACACTTTTTTTGGCAAACTGAGGTAGAAATCCTTGATGGAATCATGATGACAAAGACATCAGGCTTTGGAAGTACATTTAGTTGGATTTTTGTATTAATTGGATTTCCGCTAATTTGGTATTTCTCTAAACAGCAAATTGGTCAGATTGAAGCGAAGAAAGTACGTTATGATGAAATTACGTCAGTTGAAATAGGAATTGATGGAACAATTATTCATGTACAAGGCTTAGTAGATAGCGGGAACCAGTTACATGACCCGATTACAAAAGTACCTGTCATGATTTTAGAATTGAAGGCTTTAGAAGACCACCTTCCAAAAGAAGTTATTGCAAATTTAAAGGACGTAGAATCATTAACAATGAATGAAAATGAAGCTAGTCAAAGATATGCTGATAGAATCCGTATTATTCCTTATCGTGCAGTAGGACATGGTCAACAATTTTTGTTAGCACTGAAGCCAGATTACGTAAAGGTAACTAATCATCAAGAAGAGCATCTAATAAAAAGAGTATTAGTTGGTTTAAATGACACGATCCTTTCCAATGAGGGAGAGTATCAATCTATCGTGCATCCAAAAATGCTAGTTTCTGCTGAAAGCAAAAAACTAGCCTGA
- the sigE gene encoding RNA polymerase sporulation sigma factor SigE: protein MLKLKFTLIWYRVLYRFGIKPDEIYYIGGSEALPPPLSKDEEAHLLKKLPSGDKAVRSMLIERNLRLVVYIARKFENTGINIEDLISIGTIGLIKAVNTFNPEKKIKLATYASRCIENEILMYLRRNNKIRSEVSFDEPLNIDWDGNELLLSDVLGTEEDIITRGIEEKVDRKLLIKALHTLNDREKQIMELRFGLAGDEEKTQKDVADMLGISQSYISRLEKRIIKRLQKEFNKMI from the coding sequence ATGTTAAAACTGAAATTTACATTAATTTGGTATCGTGTACTTTATCGCTTTGGTATAAAGCCAGATGAGATTTATTATATTGGAGGTAGCGAAGCATTACCCCCGCCATTATCTAAAGATGAGGAGGCACACTTATTAAAGAAGCTACCTAGTGGGGACAAAGCCGTACGCTCTATGCTTATTGAACGGAATCTTCGTTTAGTCGTATATATAGCAAGAAAATTTGAAAATACAGGAATAAATATAGAAGACTTAATAAGCATAGGTACAATTGGGCTGATTAAGGCAGTAAATACGTTCAATCCAGAAAAGAAAATTAAATTAGCTACGTACGCATCTAGGTGTATTGAAAATGAGATTTTAATGTACCTGAGACGTAATAACAAGATTCGTTCTGAAGTTTCATTCGATGAGCCACTAAACATCGACTGGGATGGAAATGAACTACTTTTATCAGATGTACTAGGTACAGAAGAGGATATTATAACAAGAGGAATTGAAGAAAAGGTTGATAGAAAACTTTTAATTAAAGCACTACACACATTAAATGACCGAGAAAAACAAATTATGGAACTTCGTTTTGGACTAGCCGGGGATGAGGAGAAAACACAGAAGGATGTAGCTGACATGTTAGGTATTTCTCAATCCTACATATCAAGGCTAGAAAAAAGAATCATTAAACGGTTACAAAAAGAATTTAATAAAATGATTTAG
- the sigG gene encoding RNA polymerase sporulation sigma factor SigG, translated as MTRNKVEICGVDTSKLPVLKNAEMRELFEQLQSGDESAREKLVNGNLRLVLSVIQRFNNRGEYVDDLFQVGCIGLMKSIDNFDLSQNVKFSTYAVPMIIGEIRRYLRDNNPIRVSRSLRDIAYKALQVRDQLMAHKARESEPTVQEIAKVLNVPKEDVVFALDAIQDPVSLFEPIYNDGGDPIYVMDQISDDRNKDINWVEEIALREAMIRLNDREKMILNMRFFQGKTQMEVADEIGISQAQVSRLEKAAIQQMNKHAQS; from the coding sequence TTGACACGAAATAAAGTTGAAATCTGTGGTGTTGATACGTCAAAGTTACCAGTCCTGAAAAATGCAGAAATGCGTGAGTTGTTTGAACAATTGCAGAGCGGGGACGAAAGTGCAAGGGAAAAGCTAGTTAATGGAAATTTACGCCTTGTACTAAGTGTAATCCAACGTTTCAATAATCGTGGAGAATATGTTGATGATTTGTTTCAAGTTGGTTGTATTGGTTTAATGAAATCCATTGATAATTTCGATTTAAGCCAAAATGTAAAGTTTTCTACGTATGCTGTACCAATGATTATCGGTGAAATTAGACGGTATTTACGTGATAATAACCCAATTAGGGTTTCGCGTTCATTAAGAGATATAGCATATAAAGCATTACAGGTACGAGATCAATTAATGGCACATAAGGCCCGTGAAAGTGAACCAACTGTACAAGAAATTGCAAAGGTGTTAAACGTCCCGAAGGAGGATGTCGTTTTTGCACTTGATGCCATTCAAGACCCAGTTTCTTTATTTGAACCGATTTATAATGATGGTGGGGATCCAATTTATGTAATGGATCAAATAAGTGATGATCGGAACAAAGATATTAATTGGGTAGAGGAAATCGCCTTAAGAGAAGCCATGATACGTTTAAACGATCGGGAAAAAATGATACTTAATATGCGATTTTTCCAAGGGAAAACCCAAATGGAAGTTGCTGATGAAATCGGTATTTCCCAAGCTCAAGTGTCAAGGCTTGAAAAAGCAGCCATCCAACAAATGAATAAACATGCTCAAAGCTAG
- a CDS encoding YlmC/YmxH family sporulation protein, whose translation MLKVSDLQTKDIVNVDNGRRLGNLGDLDINLETGEIDSIIISGTGKMMSFFQKEEEVVIPWSNIVKIGSDVILVQLPDAD comes from the coding sequence ATGTTAAAAGTTTCTGACCTTCAAACAAAAGATATTGTTAACGTAGATAATGGTAGGCGCTTAGGGAATTTAGGTGACTTAGATATAAATTTAGAAACGGGTGAAATTGATTCAATTATCATTTCTGGTACAGGAAAAATGATGAGTTTTTTTCAAAAGGAAGAAGAGGTGGTTATTCCTTGGAGTAATATTGTCAAAATTGGTTCGGATGTAATTTTAGTCCAATTACCAGATGCAGATTAA
- the pgeF gene encoding peptidoglycan editing factor PgeF, whose product MLQDPFALKNSKFLTIPLWEKMNCQLQVGFTVRNEGYSSIPFESFNLGLHVGDRDTDVGKNRELLVEVLHSTLEDMVVGEQIHQGEIAKVSNVHRGAGAKSLDSAIKGVDGLYTSEKDVLLTSLYADCVPLYFFAPTSGLIGLAHAGWKGTVSPIGPNMIDIWNNEKNVAVEDIHVAIGPSISGSCYEVDSNVITHVDTLCEARGLPLPYQTVSNGKYLLDLKELNKQLLLNKGVLEKNILVSQYCTVKNNNLFFSHRKEKGKTGRMMSFIRVRAK is encoded by the coding sequence TTGTTACAAGATCCGTTTGCATTAAAGAATTCAAAATTCTTAACAATTCCATTATGGGAAAAGATGAATTGTCAGCTACAAGTTGGCTTTACTGTTAGGAATGAAGGGTATAGTTCTATTCCTTTTGAATCATTTAATTTAGGGTTACATGTCGGTGATCGTGATACTGATGTTGGTAAAAATCGTGAATTATTAGTGGAAGTACTTCATTCAACGTTAGAGGATATGGTTGTTGGGGAGCAAATTCACCAAGGTGAGATTGCGAAAGTATCTAATGTTCATAGAGGAGCAGGAGCGAAAAGCTTAGATTCCGCCATTAAAGGTGTTGATGGACTTTATACTTCTGAGAAAGATGTGCTATTAACAAGCCTTTATGCTGATTGTGTTCCACTTTACTTTTTTGCACCAACAAGTGGGTTGATTGGTTTAGCTCATGCAGGTTGGAAAGGAACGGTATCTCCAATAGGACCTAACATGATTGACATTTGGAACAACGAAAAAAATGTAGCAGTAGAAGATATTCACGTAGCAATTGGCCCTTCAATAAGTGGCTCATGCTATGAGGTAGATAGTAACGTCATCACTCATGTGGATACGCTTTGCGAAGCAAGGGGTCTACCATTGCCGTACCAAACGGTCAGCAATGGTAAATACCTACTAGATCTAAAAGAACTAAATAAGCAGTTACTATTAAATAAGGGTGTTCTCGAAAAAAATATTCTAGTTAGTCAGTATTGTACAGTGAAAAATAATAATTTATTCTTTTCCCACCGTAAGGAAAAAGGTAAAACCGGGAGAATGATGAGCTTTATTAGAGTTAGAGCGAAGTAG
- a CDS encoding YggS family pyridoxal phosphate-dependent enzyme, which translates to MTVIENLQQIKSEIAAACQRVSRDPSEVKIIAVTKYVSVERTKEALNAGVEHIGENRIEGGLEKKESLGSIGTWHFIGSLQSKKVKKMIHDFDYIHSLDRLSLAEEIDKRVEDDRVVNCFIQVNVSGEETKAGLSPNDLTVFIENLKQYSKIKVVGLMTMAPFVEDPEETRTVFRQLKELQKKVQTMNFYHAPCNELSMGMSNDFHIAVEEGATYIRVGTSLVGKEV; encoded by the coding sequence TTGACGGTTATAGAAAATTTACAACAAATAAAATCAGAAATAGCTGCTGCTTGTCAGCGAGTCAGTAGAGACCCAAGTGAGGTCAAAATTATTGCAGTAACAAAATACGTAAGTGTAGAACGGACAAAGGAAGCATTAAATGCCGGAGTCGAGCATATAGGCGAAAATCGAATTGAAGGGGGTCTAGAGAAGAAAGAATCTCTAGGCTCTATAGGTACATGGCACTTTATTGGTTCGTTACAATCAAAAAAGGTGAAAAAAATGATACATGATTTTGATTATATTCATTCTCTTGACCGATTGTCGCTAGCAGAGGAAATCGATAAAAGAGTTGAAGATGATAGAGTTGTAAATTGTTTTATTCAAGTCAATGTGTCAGGAGAAGAAACTAAAGCTGGATTATCACCTAATGATCTAACCGTATTTATTGAAAACTTAAAACAGTATTCAAAAATAAAGGTAGTAGGATTAATGACTATGGCACCGTTTGTTGAAGATCCAGAAGAAACTCGGACTGTATTTCGTCAGTTAAAAGAACTTCAAAAAAAGGTACAAACTATGAACTTTTATCATGCTCCGTGTAATGAGTTATCGATGGGGATGTCTAATGATTTTCATATTGCAGTAGAAGAAGGGGCTACCTATATACGTGTTGGTACTTCACTAGTAGGTAAGGAAGTCTAA
- a CDS encoding cell division protein SepF, producing the protein MGMKSRFKRFFELEEDMQDSQEYVSEGPSDNEFEQKSLEKTKGQNVVSLQSVQKSAKVMLMEPRTYDEVQDIADQLKNRKAVIINLQRMSHEQAKRIVDFLSGTVYAIGGDIQKLGVDIFLCTPDNVDVSGTITEMMQHDRFDT; encoded by the coding sequence ATGGGAATGAAGTCTAGATTCAAACGTTTTTTTGAGTTGGAAGAGGACATGCAAGATTCACAAGAATATGTGTCAGAAGGACCTAGTGATAATGAATTTGAACAAAAGAGCTTGGAAAAAACAAAGGGACAAAATGTAGTAAGCTTACAAAGTGTTCAAAAATCAGCAAAGGTCATGTTAATGGAACCGCGAACATATGATGAAGTACAAGACATAGCGGACCAGCTAAAGAATAGAAAAGCTGTAATCATTAATTTACAACGAATGTCTCATGAGCAAGCGAAACGGATAGTCGATTTTTTAAGTGGAACAGTGTATGCTATAGGAGGAGACATTCAAAAGCTTGGAGTCGATATCTTTCTTTGTACACCAGATAATGTGGACGTGTCAGGAACGATTACAGAAATGATGCAACATGACAGATTTGATACATAG
- a CDS encoding YggT family protein produces the protein MQSIGALLDFILGIYSFMIIGYILMSWFPNARETSIGQFLGSMVEPYLAPFRKIIPPLGMIDISPIVAILAIGFARTGVRAIFG, from the coding sequence ATGCAGAGTATAGGTGCATTGTTAGATTTTATTTTAGGAATTTACTCTTTTATGATTATTGGTTACATTCTAATGTCTTGGTTCCCAAATGCAAGGGAAACAAGTATCGGACAATTTCTAGGGTCCATGGTAGAGCCTTATCTTGCCCCGTTTAGAAAAATTATACCTCCGCTTGGAATGATTGATATCTCTCCAATTGTAGCGATTCTAGCAATTGGATTCGCTCGTACTGGAGTAAGGGCAATATTTGGATAG